The following are encoded in a window of Lacinutrix sp. WUR7 genomic DNA:
- a CDS encoding TonB-dependent siderophore receptor → MNKSLKIALLLIFFFLGYSTVFSQNKKQPLAQVLAIIEQQFKVSFSYADSTIKDIDVFLDSNENLEVILTALEKQTQLKFNKLNNQFITIVRQEVQPFTIQKLEEVVITNYLTTGINKNTTGSITIRPEQFGILPGLIEPDVLQTIQALPGVLSVDETVSNINIRGGTHDQNLILWDGIKMYQSGHFFGLISAFNPYLTKQVNVSKNGTSAQYGDGVSSVIDMQLSNTIQNDFKAGAGFNLVHADGYAKTPIGKHAELQLSARRSFTDLVTAPTYKQYFKRIFQDSDFESNQEEQNNTISKNENFYFYDFSGKLLLNLSKKDKLQISFLTIHNNLDYEEQSTINNINESLNSKLIQRNLASGINYTRKWHSKLSSNLHVSISNYELDAKNFDILNDQRLIQENKVFDSALKLDTKWHINKNTNLQIGYQFFEVGISNLENVNNPVFRSYIKEVIRSHSAFAEGQLIANNKNTNAKAGIRFNYIPKLDAFLAEPRISFSQRFANHFRVELLGEFKSQTTSQIIDLQNDFLGIEKRRWILANNTDIPIIKSKQASLGTHYNKNDLLISAEVFYKEVDGITTRSQGFQNQFQYEKAIGSYQVKGMDFLINKQFTHFNTWLSYSYSKNDYTFKNLNNGNPFPNNADITHAVNFSNTYTANKYKFALGVNWHSGKPYTTHDNTISAGNINYNAPNSNPLKDYLRVDFSATKDLKISEGIQAKIGASVWNLLNTKNTINRYYVLDAEDNISKVENQSLGITPNVSFRVYF, encoded by the coding sequence GTGAATAAATCGCTAAAAATTGCGCTATTATTAATTTTCTTTTTTTTGGGTTACTCGACTGTTTTTTCACAAAACAAAAAGCAACCTCTAGCTCAAGTATTGGCTATAATCGAACAACAATTTAAAGTTAGTTTTTCTTATGCCGATAGTACGATTAAAGATATTGACGTGTTTTTGGATAGCAATGAAAACTTAGAGGTAATTCTAACTGCTTTAGAAAAACAAACGCAATTAAAGTTCAACAAATTAAACAACCAGTTTATTACCATTGTAAGACAAGAAGTACAACCTTTTACCATTCAGAAGTTAGAAGAAGTAGTAATCACCAACTATTTAACCACAGGAATAAATAAAAACACCACAGGAAGTATTACTATAAGACCAGAACAATTTGGCATTTTACCAGGTTTAATAGAACCAGATGTATTGCAAACTATCCAAGCACTTCCTGGCGTTTTAAGTGTAGATGAAACGGTTTCTAATATTAATATTAGAGGAGGAACACACGACCAAAACCTCATACTTTGGGATGGTATTAAAATGTATCAATCTGGTCACTTTTTCGGACTTATATCTGCATTCAATCCGTATTTAACCAAGCAAGTAAATGTATCTAAAAACGGAACCTCAGCACAATATGGCGATGGCGTTTCTAGTGTGATAGATATGCAATTATCGAACACCATACAAAATGATTTTAAAGCTGGGGCTGGTTTTAATTTAGTGCATGCAGATGGGTATGCTAAAACGCCAATTGGTAAACATGCAGAATTACAACTTTCGGCAAGACGTTCGTTTACCGATTTAGTAACTGCTCCAACCTACAAGCAGTATTTTAAACGCATTTTTCAAGATTCCGATTTTGAAAGTAATCAGGAAGAACAAAATAATACGATCTCTAAAAACGAAAACTTTTACTTTTATGATTTCTCGGGAAAATTGCTATTAAATCTTTCTAAAAAAGACAAACTCCAAATCAGTTTTTTAACCATTCATAATAATTTAGATTACGAAGAACAATCTACTATTAACAATATTAACGAGTCTTTAAATAGTAAACTTATTCAGCGTAATTTGGCAAGTGGTATTAACTACACCAGAAAGTGGCATTCTAAATTAAGCTCTAACCTACACGTATCAATTTCTAACTACGAATTAGATGCCAAGAATTTTGACATTTTAAACGACCAACGATTAATTCAAGAAAATAAAGTATTTGATAGCGCTTTAAAACTAGACACCAAATGGCATATTAATAAAAACACCAACCTTCAAATTGGCTATCAGTTTTTTGAAGTAGGCATTAGTAATTTAGAAAACGTTAATAATCCCGTATTTAGAAGTTATATCAAGGAAGTTATTAGAAGTCATTCCGCTTTCGCTGAAGGCCAATTAATAGCTAACAACAAAAACACCAATGCAAAAGCAGGAATACGATTTAACTACATTCCTAAATTAGACGCTTTTTTAGCAGAACCAAGAATAAGTTTTAGCCAACGGTTTGCAAATCATTTTAGAGTAGAACTTCTTGGAGAATTTAAGAGTCAGACTACCTCACAAATCATCGATTTACAAAATGATTTTTTAGGTATCGAAAAGCGTCGTTGGATTTTAGCAAACAACACAGATATTCCAATCATAAAAAGCAAACAAGCATCTTTAGGAACACATTATAACAAAAACGACTTACTAATTAGTGCAGAAGTTTTTTATAAAGAAGTTGACGGCATCACCACCAGAAGCCAAGGCTTTCAAAACCAGTTTCAGTATGAAAAAGCGATAGGAAGCTATCAAGTAAAAGGAATGGATTTCTTAATTAATAAACAGTTTACTCATTTTAATACGTGGTTAAGTTATTCGTATAGTAAAAACGATTATACGTTTAAGAACTTAAATAACGGAAACCCTTTTCCTAATAACGCAGACATTACGCATGCGGTTAATTTCTCCAATACCTACACGGCAAACAAATACAAGTTTGCCCTAGGTGTAAACTGGCATTCTGGGAAGCCTTATACAACTCATGACAACACCATCTCTGCTGGCAATATTAATTACAACGCACCAAACAGTAATCCTTTAAAAGATTATTTACGTGTCGATTTTTCGGCTACAAAAGATTTAAAAATTTCGGAAGGAATTCAGGCTAAAATTGGCGCTTCTGTTTGGAATCTTTTAAACACCAAAAATACGATTAACAGATACTATGTTTTGGATGCAGAGGATAACATTTCGAAAGTAGAAAACCAATCGTTAGGCATAACGCCAAACGTAAGTTTTCGTGTATATTTTTAG
- a CDS encoding uracil-DNA glycosylase family protein: protein MFLYKHPYPPFIQKDTKKLIVGTLPPPRFSIGELLEKDVNFCYGSYYNSLWLYIEKIHGLSLRYDNSQEAIDQRKAFLIKHQIGVCDIVASAEREKIDASDLGMQNIQLRNVIDYIKKYPSIETLLFTGGNSKNGPEYFFRKHIKEHNIKLELVSNEVPRVHQFYLKERIIKTVSLTSASGSANRAIGSMPLYKHLKASNATFNTFDYRVMQYQEYL from the coding sequence GTGTTTCTGTATAAACATCCATATCCGCCATTTATACAAAAAGACACCAAGAAATTAATTGTTGGTACGCTTCCGCCGCCAAGATTTAGTATTGGAGAACTTTTAGAAAAAGATGTGAATTTCTGCTATGGGAGTTATTACAATTCCTTGTGGTTGTATATTGAAAAGATTCACGGTTTAAGTTTGCGTTATGATAATTCCCAAGAAGCAATAGACCAACGTAAAGCATTCCTAATAAAACATCAAATAGGGGTTTGTGATATTGTAGCAAGTGCAGAACGGGAAAAGATAGATGCTTCCGATTTAGGAATGCAAAATATTCAGCTTCGGAATGTGATCGATTATATAAAAAAGTATCCAAGCATTGAAACGCTATTATTCACAGGAGGAAATAGTAAAAATGGTCCGGAGTATTTCTTCCGAAAACACATAAAAGAACATAACATAAAATTAGAATTGGTTTCTAATGAGGTACCAAGAGTGCATCAGTTTTATTTAAAAGAAAGAATAATCAAAACCGTTTCGCTTACTTCTGCTTCAGGATCTGCTAATAGAGCCATTGGTAGCATGCCTTTATACAAACATCTAAAGGCTAGTAATGCTACATTTAATACCTTCGATTATAGAGTGATGCAATACCAAGAATATTTATAG